A DNA window from Brassica napus cultivar Da-Ae chromosome A4, Da-Ae, whole genome shotgun sequence contains the following coding sequences:
- the LOC106450562 gene encoding phenolic glucoside malonyltransferase 1, whose amino-acid sequence MNSSRNVIDVSRVTPSASSESLTLPLTYFDIFWYKFHPVERVIFYQLTDATRPFFDSVIVPNLKSSLSSSLSHYLPLAGNLVWDSLDQKPSIVYSPNDAVSLTVAESNSDLSRLAGNKPFPTAELHPLVPELQVTDDSASAVSFQVTLFPNQGFCIGVTAHHAVLDGKTATMFLKFWADTCKHQQDQTANASPPQDLLPIYDRTVIKNPNNIEENILNEWYSLLKMFSGGKEPDNPKSLKLIPSPEISPDVVRFTLDLTREDIQTLRERLKRESSASPSPKELRLSTFVVTYSYALTCLIRARGGDPSRPIGYGFAVDCRGLLDPPVPSSYFGNCVSATFKMPLTAETFMGEEGFLAAASSVSDLVEELDETVALKLPDILASFPILPPGSQLVSVAGSTRFGVYGLDFGWGRPERVLVVSIDQGEAISMAEGRDGNGGVEIGFSLKKHEMEALIDLLKIDHFSF is encoded by the coding sequence atgaattcTTCACGTAATGTAATTGACGTGTCACGAGTCACCCCTTCTGCCTCGTCCGAGTCACTCACTCTCCCCCTCACCTATTTCGATATTTTCTGGTACAAATTCCACCCCGTCGAACGAGTCATCTTCTACCAACTCACTGACGCAACCCGCCCTTTCTTTGACTCAGTCATCGTCCCAAACCTCAAatcctctctctcctcctctctctctcactatCTCCCACTCGCCGGAAACCTCGTCTGGGACTCACTCGATCAGAAACCGAGCATCGTTTACTCCCCAAACGACGCCGTTTCACTTACAGTCGCCGAGTCGAATTCTGACCTCTCCCGCTTAGCCGGAAACAAACCGTTCCCCACCGCCGAGTTGCACCCTTTGGTGCCCGAGTTACAAGTCACCGACGACTCGGCCTCCGCTGTGTCGTTTCAAGTCACGCTATTTCCAAACCAAGGGTTTTGCATCGGCGTAACTGCACACCATGCCGTTCTGGATGGGAAAACGGCAACCATGTTTCTTAAATTCTGGGCAGACACATGCAAACACCAACAAGACCAAACGGCAAACGCTTCCCCACCACAGGATCTACTTCCTATTTATGATCGTACGGTCATTAAAAATCCGAACAATatcgaagaaaatattttgaacgAGTGGTACTCTCTACTCAAAATGTTCTCCGGTGGTAAAGAACCAGACAACCCCAAGAGCTTGAAACTTATTCCGTCGCCGGAGATTAGTCCCGACGTCGTCCGTTTCACTCTCGACCTCACTCGTGAAGACATCCAAACGCTTCGAGAACGACTCAAGAGAGAATCATCTGCCTCCCCGTCACCAAAAGAGCTTCGACTGTCGACGTTTGTGGTTACGTATTCGTATGCGTTAACATGTTTAATCAGAGCTCGAGGAGGTGACCCGAGTAGACCAATCGGGTACGGCTTCGCGGTGGATTGTCGAGGCCTTCTTGATCCGCCGGTCCCGTCGAGTTATTTCGGGAACTGCGTTTCGGCTACGTTTAAAATGCCGTTAACGGCAGAGACGTTTATGGGTGAAGAAGGGTTCTTGGCTGCTGCTAGCAGTGTTAGCGATTTGGTTGAGGAGTTGGATGAGACTGTTGCGTTGAAGCTTCCGGATATTTTGGCCTCGTTTCCCATTCTTCCACCAGGGTCGCAGCTTGTGTCTGTTGCCGGGTCGACCCGGTTTGGAGTGTACGGGTTAGATTTCGGGTGGGGTAGACCCGAGAGAGTTTTAGTTGTGTCGATAGATCAAGGTGAAGCGATATCGATGGCGGAGGGTAGAGATGGGAATGGTGGAGTGGAGATTGGCTTCTCGCTCAAGAAACACGAAATGGAGgctttgattgatttgcttAAAATAGACCACTTTTCGTTTTGA
- the LOC106450563 gene encoding phenolic glucoside malonyltransferase 1-like, with protein MASSFNVIDMSRITPADSSVSLTLPLTFFDLLWYKFHPVERVIFYRSTDATRPFFDSSIVPNLKSSLSSSLSHYLPLAGKLVWDSLGKKPSLVYSPNDAVLFTVAESSADFSLLTGQKRFPAAELYPLVPELQNSDDSASAVSFQVTLFPNRGFSIGVSAHHAVLDGKTTTMFLKFWADTCKRRQDQTVNTSLPQDLIPLYDRTVIKDPKDIETEVMNLWSSLLKAFSGGKEPDNPKSLKILPSPKLSPDVVRFTLDLTREDIQTLRERLKRESSASSSPKELRLSTFVVTYSYALTCIIRARGGDPSRPVGYGFAVDCRSLLDPPVPPNYFGNCVSAMFKIPLKAERFMGEEGFLIAARYVSDSVEELDETVALKVPEVLAAIQTITQELQVVSVAGSTRFGVYGLDFGWGKPERVVIVSIDQGEAISMAEGRDGNGGVEIGFSLKKHEMEALIDLLRGGLRH; from the coding sequence ATGGCTTCTTCGTTTAACGTCATCGACATGTCACGAATCACCCCTGCTGACTCGTCCGTGTCACTCACTCTCCCGCTCACTTTCTTCGATCTTCTCTGGTACAAATTTCACCCCGTCGAACGAGTCATCTTCTACCGATCCACCGATGCAACTCGTCCTTTCTTTGACTCATCCATAGTCCCCAATCTCAAGTCCTCTCTCTCCTCATCCCTCTCTCACTACCTCCCACTCGCCGGAAAACTAGTCTGGGACTCACTCGGCAAGAAACCAAGCCTCGTCTACTCCCCAAATGACGCCGTTTTATTCACCGTCGCCGAGTCCAGCGCTGATTTCTCACTATTAACCGGACAGAAACGTTTCCCCGCCGCTGAGTTGTACCCGTTGGTGCCCGAGTTACAAAACTCCGACGACTCGGCCTCAGCCGTGTCGTTTCAAGTCACGCTGTTTCCAAACCGAGGGTTCAGCATCGGCGTAAGCGCACACCATGCCGTTCTTGATGGGAAAACGACAACCATGTTTCTCAAATTCTGGGCCGACACATGCAAACGCCGACAAGACCAGACTGTAAACACTTCCTTACCGCAGGATCTAATCCCCCTTTACGATCGTACGGTCATAAAAGATCCAAAGGATATCGAAACAGAGGTGATGAACCTTTGGAGCTCTTTACTCAAAGCTTTCTCCGGCGGCAAAGAACCAGACAACCCCAAGAGCTTAAAGATTCTTCCGTCGCCGAAGCTTAGTCCAGACGTCGTCCGGTTCACTCTCGATCTCACTCGTGAAGATATCCAAACGCTTCGTGAGAGACTCAAGAGGGAGTCCTCTGCTTCCTCATCACCTAAAGAGCTAAGATTGTCGACGTTTGTAGTTACGTATTCGTACGCGTTAACGTGTATAATCAGAGCTCGCGGCGGTGACCCGAGCAGACCGGTCGGGTACGGATTCGCCGTGGATTGTCGGAGCCTTCTTGATCCGCCGGTCCCGCCGAATTATTTTGGAAACTGCGTTTCCGCAATGTTTAAAATACCGTTAAAGGCGGAGAGGTTTATGGGTGAAGAAGGGTTTTTAATCGCTGCGAGATACGTTAGCGATTCGGTTGAGGAGTTGGATGAGACGGTTGCGTTGAAGGTCCCGGAGGTTTTGGCAGCGATTCAGACTATTACACAAGAATTGCAGGTTGTGTCTGTTGCCGGGTCGACCCGGTTTGGAGTCTACGGGTTGGATTTTGGGTGGGGCAAACCGGAGAGAGTTGTGATTGTGTCGATCGATCAAGGGGAAGCGATTTCTATGGCAGAGGGTAGAGATGGGAACGGTGGAGTGGAGATTGGCTTCTCGCTCAAGAAACACGAAATGGAGgctttgattgatttgcttcgtGGCGGATTAAGACATTAA